Within the Gadus chalcogrammus isolate NIFS_2021 chromosome 15, NIFS_Gcha_1.0, whole genome shotgun sequence genome, the region tgtgtgtgtgtgtgtatctgtacgcacgttgtctgtgtgagtttttgtgtgtgtgtgtgtgtgtgtgtttgtgtgtgtgtgtgtgtgtgtgtgtgtgtgtgtgtgtgtgtgtgtgtgtgtgtgtgtgtgtgtgtgtgtgtgtgtgtgtgtgtgtgtgtgtgtgtgtgtgtgtgtgtgtgtgtgtgcgtgagtgtgcgaacatgaatgtgtgtgtttttgtgtgcatgggtgtgtctgtctgtgcgtgtccgCCAGCACCCTTCAAGTCTGATTAAGCAGCAGGCAAGAGTCCCAAAAAAAGACTAAGAGAAAGgacaatgttaaaaaaaaatgactcAGAACATCAACATTCTACTAAGACATCCGCTTCTCTCATTGGTCAGACGTAAGTTATGTGCAcctaaaaataaacatatttttaggatctgcatttttttttacacaggTCAGTACTAAAAGTCTGGAGTACAAAAATAGATTTCttgcttgtgtgttttcttcttttttttttacagcgttTAAGTCTTAATttgagaaaatagaaaaaaccTACATAAAGATATGGTGATGTTCCgtataaaaaaaactcaagtcTGTGGAGGTCatggaggatagagagagagagagagcgagctacgAAGAGCCATCGGGCATAATTCCCTCTTCGATTCAAAGTCACGTttattctccttctccccccccaaaaaagttcCTCAATCTGCCCCAGCGTCCGCTCCGTCGCCCCCTACTGGTCGGCCGAGAAGTGCGTGCGTTTAGTCCTTCGGCTGAAGGGGTAGTGGAGGAAGTCGAAGGAGCGGTGGTGGGCCGGCTGGGCGGGCTGCGCCCCCTTTGGGAGCCTCTTCATGAAGTGGACTTCGCGCTGGTGCTGGCGCGTCCGCGAGCCCTTGCGCGGGCGGCCGCGGCGTGTGAACGCCATGTACCAGTTCTCGTAGCGTGCGTTCCTCAGGGCCGTGTAGTTGTTCTCCAGCATGATCTCTGAGAAGATGCAGTCTCGGCCCTGCCCGTTTTTCTGTGGAGGGACAAGGAGGAAAAGACAATGGAGGATTAAGAAAAGGGTCCTTTATTAGGCTAgagtcactctctcactctctctgcagATCGCTGAGATCTGCACATGGGAGGTGGGGAGGCGAATGAAGGCTTACTCACTTGGGTGGTactgtgcacgcacacacacacacacacacacacacacacacacacacacacacacacacacacacacacacacacacacacacacacacacacacacacacacacacacgttcacagtttcactctctatcacacacaaacctacacacaaatacacacacgcacattcacaaacacgcatgcatgcatgcattcacatgtagccctccccacacacatgcagcatATGCTACAGTCATTACAGTGGCAGATCAGAGAAAAGCAGAGGACGATAGGCAatggctcttcctcctcctcttcttttggCAAACATAcagaagaacccccccccccccatgaaggTATTCAGGACCCCACACGATCCAATGACCCTCAACTCTATCAGTCTATTTACTATGTAGCCATTTTgacagatgctttcatccaaaaagACCTACAGCTATTTTTGTGGTTCATGTAAatatgagcaggtaggggttgttAGGCGTAGTATTAAAGGATGACTGGCTATAGCCAGTTACACTCTAACCATCACTATCCCACCCACAGGTCGGCGCCACCGTAACGGCCCCCAAACAACCCCCGATCGCCTCAGTCTCACTCCCGTTTGAACCCCCACTCTTATTGAGGTCCTGACTTCCGCTGTCACAGCCAGATATACCGAGCCGGGTTCATCTATCAATCGATCGAATCAATCGATCTCCAGAACCTCAGGGCACTCTCGAGGGTCCTCTGGAGTTGCTCAATGAATGCCCCCCAAACTCGACCGCAAGATCACCGCGTCTGCTTTAAATATCGCAATGTCAACGATGGAAATAGTAGGCGGGTCTATTGATAGCTCCAATAGGGACTACACACATGGTGACATAAAGCCTCGACAACAGAGACACAGCAAGAAAAGAGGATTGGCCAccgaccaaccaaccaacccacCGACCAGCGAACCGTCCTCGCTAGTGAGGCTACACCCAGGGTAGGCCTCACAACAGCAGTACAACAGCAAGTGCCCCTTGTCAAAGGCTGATGGTTAAATATAGTCCAatggggtgagagagggtgcAAAATCACCCAAGCGCATGCACActacacacgcatgtgcacacacccaAATGCTaaacggacacacactcactggctTTTAATTCCCCTTTTGGATGTCACTCTCTCCTttttgtgctctctctctcacacacacacacacacacacacacacacacacacacacacacacacacacacacacacacacacacacacacacacacacacacacacacacacacaagcacgtacatgcacacacacacacacacacacgttaatgtGCACGTAAAGACACACTCAAGCCTGGCAGGCTGTGACTGGGCTGGTGGGAGGCAGAGAGGTAGCTCGGGACAGATGGTGTGCAAGGCAGGGTGCTGGGactgggggagtgggggagtgggggagtgggTGGGGTAGAGGTTGGTTGCTTTATTTATTAGCCTGCACCGTGAGAGAGAAGCATTGAGATAACCGCTAGCCCTAGCTACAACACCGAGCCCTAATCGCCAACACCTAACCTTACTCAATTGCTAAACCTTCCAGGCCATAACTTTAGCTTTAGTATAGTTCTAACCTTAACCTTAATGTTAGCCATAAACCTGAACGCCTGAAACCCTATACCCTAACCCTTGCACTCCTAACCCTATCCCTGGCTTCCAGAACAACCCAAACAACTGACCACACCTGCATGGTAATACTCAGAGAGGCCTTCAGCGATTTGAAATCATGGACCACAGTGCTCAGTTCCACGTTGAAACCTGGATCTGCTTCTGTTATCTTCTGTACTCACACTTGCCATTCATTTCTTCATTTCAATCTCACTGTTAAGTCTTAAATGTGCCTCTCCAAATGCTGACCTCATGGCCTTTGTCATAAAGCGTTTGACATGTTTGAAACTAGCCATGTGGccgttataataataataataataataataataaattcaattgATGTAGCGCCTTTCAAACTCAAGGACGCTTTACAATGTGGGCACCCAGTTATAATCAGTGCTGGTGAACAgccgagttgggtgggtccttACCTTGCCGACGAGCTTTCCCTTCTTGTTCATGCAGATGTAGAATCCCGTCTCCGCGCCCTTGATCCGCACACGGCTGCCAAACGTGTCCGTCTCCACGATGAGCTTAGCTGCGGAAAGAAACAGAGGAAAATTAGCTTGCTTTGCTAATCCTCGTCCTTGGGATTCGGTGCATTCGTTGATGACAGGTTTGTAGCAGTTTAGAGGGTCAGCTCTGAAACATGGACCcgggggtgtgtatgtgtgtgtgtgtgtgtgtctgtaaactTTGTTCTTTCAAACACATATATCCTTGTGTTGCATTACTCTCATACCCCCTCTCACTTTt harbors:
- the fgf8a gene encoding fibroblast growth factor 8 isoform X2; this translates as MRHIPSPLSYLILHLFAFCYYAQHVSEQSQVTDRVSRRLIRTYQLYSRTSGKHVQVLPSKKINAMADDGDVHAKLIVETDTFGSRVRIKGAETGFYICMNKKGKLVGKKNGQGRDCIFSEIMLENNYTALRNARYENWYMAFTRRGRPRKGSRTRQHQREVHFMKRLPKGAQPAQPAHHRSFDFLHYPFSRRTKRTHFSADQ
- the fgf8a gene encoding fibroblast growth factor 8 isoform X1; the encoded protein is MRHIPSPLSYLILHLFAFCYYAQVTNQSPPNFTQHVSEQSQVTDRVSRRLIRTYQLYSRTSGKHVQVLPSKKINAMADDGDVHAKLIVETDTFGSRVRIKGAETGFYICMNKKGKLVGKKNGQGRDCIFSEIMLENNYTALRNARYENWYMAFTRRGRPRKGSRTRQHQREVHFMKRLPKGAQPAQPAHHRSFDFLHYPFSRRTKRTHFSADQ